In Nocardioides nitrophenolicus, the genomic window GGCCTTGGTACGCACGTTCTGGAGGTCCGAGCCGGTGCCGGGCTCGGTCATGGCGATCGCGCCGACGACCTCGCCGCTGGCCATCTTGGGCAGCCACTCCTGCTTCTGGGCCTCCGTGCCGTAGTTGAGGAGGTAGTGGGCGACGATGCCGTTGTGGAGCGAGACGCCCCACGAGCTGTCGCCGACCCGGGCCTGCTCCTCGATCAGGATCGCCTCGTGGGCGAACGAGCCGCCTCCGCCACCGTACTCCTCCGGGATCGACAGGCACAGCAGGCCGACCTCGCCGGCCTTGTTCCACAGGCCGCGGTCGACCTGCCGGTTGGCGATGTAGGTGTCGACGTTGGGCTTGATCTCCTTCTCGCAGAAGGTCCGGGCGAGGTCGCGGAAGTCGTCGAGGTCGGTGTTCATCCAAGGGGAGCGGCGCATGGGTACAGGGTGTATCACGGGGGGACGTCCGGATACAAGGTGTATCCGCACGCCGGCCCGCGATAGCGTCGGCGCCATGGTCGACGTGGCGAACGTGGCGAAGTGGGTCGACTCGACCGTGCGCCGGCGCAACGCCAAGGAGGCGCTCGAGAGCGACGCCCGTCGGGCCCAGGTCGTCCAGGCCGCGGTCGACGCGATCGAGGAGGGCGGTGGGCAGGTCGGGATGGGCGCGATCGCCGAGCGTGCCGGCATCCCGCGGCCCAACGTCTACCGGCACTTCGCGAGCAAGGAGCAGCTCGACGCCGAGGTCGCCCGGTTCGCCGCGACCGAGCTGCTGCGCCGGGTCCGGCCGCACCTCGCGACGCCGGGTACGCCGGTCGAGATCGTCCGCGGCCTGATCGCGCCGTGCGTCGCGTGGGCCGCCGAGCATCCCCACCTGTTCCGCTTCCTCGCCGCCCAGCAGCAGACCAAGGCCCTGCACCGCGCGCGCCTGGGCCGCACCCGGCTGCTCAGCGAGATCGCCGACGCCGCCCGCGCGTACCTGAGCGAGACCTCGCTCTCCACCGACCCGCCCGAGGGCGTCCTCGTCGGCGTGATGGGGATGGTCGACGCGAGCATCATCTGGTGGTTCGACCACCACGACGAGTCCCAGGAGCAGCTCGTCGACCGGCTCACCCGACAGGTGGTGGCCGTCCTCGTCGACGCGCTGGCGCAGGCCGGGCTGGTCGTGCCCGACGACCTGGTGCTGCGGCCGGTCGCCGCGAAGTCGCAGAACTGAGCGGGAATACCTGCGCGAGCGGTCGCCTTGTGTCACCATCATTTGAAGTTTCAAATAATGGAGCGACCATGACCATCTGCCCCACCCGCGCGCCCGGCTCCCACGCCACGCCGCTCGCGCCCTCCGCGCCGCTCGCGCCGCTCGCGCCCTCCGCGCCGCTCGCGCCCTCCGCGGTGCCGACCGCCGCCGTGCGCACCCAGGTCGTCGTACCGCTGCGCTTCCCCGACGGCTACCGGACCGTCGCCGACGTGGTGACCTTCGACGGCCTGGTCGACGGCAAGGAGCACCTGCTGCTCGGCCTCGGTCCCTGGCGCGAGCGGCTCGACGCGCTCGCGGCCGGCGGCCCGGCGCCGCTGGTGCGGCCCCACAGCGAGTGCCTCACCGGCGACGTGTTCGGCTCCGAGCGCTGCGACTGCGGCCCGCAGCTGCGCGAGGCCGTCGAGCGGATCACCGAGGAGGGCGGATTCCTGCTCTACCTGCGCCAGGAGGGCCGCGGCATCGGGCTGTACGCCAAGCTCGACGCGTACGCCCTCCAGGACGCCGGTCTCGACACCTACGAGGCCAATGTCGCGCTCGGCCGGGGCGAGGACGAGCGCGACTACCGCGCCGCGGCGCAGATGCTGCGGGCCGTGGGCGCGGACCGGATCCGGCTGCTGAGCAACAACCCCGACAAGGCGCGCCAGCTCGCCGGGTACGGCGTGGCCGTCGACGAGCGGGTGCCGACCGGGGTGCACCTCTCGGCGGCCAACGAGCGCTACCTGACCGTCAAGCGCGACCACACCGCCCACACCCTCGACCTCGGCGGTCTGTCGGCATGAGCGAGGAGACCCGCTGGCTGGACCCGGCCGAGATGGCCGCCTGGCTGCCGCTGGTCCGGCTGGTCCAGGAGCTCCCACAGGCGATCGACCGGCGGCTGCGCGAGGAGGTCGGCATCACGCACACCTACTACGCGATGCTCGCCACCCTCTCGGCCGCACCCGACCGGATGGTGACCATGGGCGAGCTCGCCCGGCTGACGGCGACCAGCCCGTCGCGGCTCACCCACGCGGTCGCCGTCCTGGAGGAGCGCGGCTGGGTCACCAAGGCGCACTGTCCCAGCGACCGTCGCAGCCAGTTCGCCGTGCTCACCGACGAGGGCCAGGCGCTGCTCGACCGGATCGCCCCCGGCCACCTGGCCCAGGTCCGCGAGCTGGTCTTCGACCGGCTCACGCCGGAGCAGGTGCGCAGCCTCGCCGAGATCGCCACCGCGCTCGTCGACCCGGTCGAGGCGTTCGGCGAGGCCTGATCAGGCGAACGACCAGACCAGGATCTCGGTCGGCACCCCCGCCGTGAGCTGGTACGACGGCCCGTCGGCCCCGTCGCTCACGCACAGCGCGTCGCCCGCGGCGAGCGGCTCGGCCAGCGACGAGCGGAGCAGCGCGCCGGTGGTGAGGAAGGCGTGCACCCGCGTGGCGGCCGGCAGGGCCACGGTCTCGCCCGCGCCGAGCCGGACGACGTCGAGGCCGGCGCCGGCGACGCCGACCGACAGTGGTCCGCCGTCGCCGACCGCCCGGACCAGGCCGGCGCCGGGCGCCGCGGGCACCGTCGCCCGCGCGTAGGTGGGCGCCAGCTCGGGGTCGTCGGGCCGCAGCCACACCTGCACGAACCGGGCCGGTCCGTCGGGGCCGGCGACCTCGGCGTGGCGCACGCCCGCGCCGGCCGACAGCACGCCGCAGTCACCGGCCGCGAGGACCTCCTCGGCGCCGGTGCCGTCGCGGTGCACGACCGAGCCGGACACCACCCAGGTGATGATCTCGAGGCCCTCGTGGGGGTGCTCCTCGAAGCCGGTGTCGCGGCCCAGGACGTGGTCGTCGTGGCACACCATCGGACCGAACGAGAGCCGCTCGGGGTCGAGGTGCGGGCCGAACGAGAAGCCGTGGTGGCTCAGCCGGCCGCGCTCTCGTTCGACGAACCGGGCGGTTCCCCTGCGGATCTCCACGCTCACGTGTCAGATTGTGCCGGTGTCGTGGGAGTCTGGTTCCGTGGGGGACAGGGTGGGAGATCTCGCCGGCCGTTTACCGGCCGACTTCAGGTTCGGCACCAGCACGGCGTCGTACCAGATCGAGGGTGCCGTCGACGAGGACGGACGCGGCCGGTCGATCTGGGACACCTTCTGCGCCGAGCCGGGCCGGGTGGTCGACGGGTCGAGCGGCGCGGTCGCGTGCGACCACTACCACCGGTGGCCCGAGGACGTGGCGCTCCTGCGCACCCTCGGCGCCCCCGGCTACCGGTTCTCGATCGCCTGGCCCCGGATCCAGCCCACCGGGTCCGGTGCGGTCAACCAGGCCGGGCTCGACTTCTACGACCGGCTCGTCGACGGCCTGCTCGAGGCCGGCCTCAAGCCGATGGCGACGCTCTACCACTGGGACCTCCCGCAGGCCCTCGAGGACGACGGCGGCTGGCTCAACCGCGCGACCGTCGAGCGCTTCGCCGACTACGCCGCGATCGTCGGGGAGCGCCTCGCCGACCGGGTCACCGACTGGGTCCCGGTCAACGAGCCCAACGTCGTGACCCTGATGGGCTACGCCGTCGCGATGCACGCGCCCGGCAAGGCGCTGATGTTCGACGCGCTGCCCGCCGGCCACCACCTGCTGGTCGCCCACGGCCGGGCCGCGATCGCGCTCCGGGCGGCCGGCGCCACGAGCATCGGCTGCGCCAACAACCACGCGCCGATCTGGCCGGCCAGCGACGACCCCGCCGACGTCGGCGCCGCGAAGCTGTTCGACACGCTGTGGAACGGCCACTACCTCGAGGGCATGCTGCTCGGCCGGTACGCCGACGAGCTGATGATGCTGCTCGAGCCGCACGTGCGCGACGGCGACTTCGCGACGATGCGCCAGCCGCTCGACTTCTACGGCGTCAACTACTACAACCCGATGCGGATCGCGGCCGCCGGCGAGACCGCGGAGCTGCCGTTCGAGTTCCGTGAGGTGCTCGGGTACCCGATGACCGACTTCGGCTGGCCGGTCGTGCCCGACGCGCTGCGGGAGTGGCTGATCACCTTCCGCGCGCGCTTCCGGGCCGCCGTGCCTCCGATCATGATCACCGAGTCCGGCTGCGCCTACGGCGTGGGTCCCGACGAGCACGGCGTGGTCGACGACCACCAGCGCGTCGACTACCACGCGCTGCACCTGGCCGCCGTCGCCGAGGCGATCGAGCGCGGCGTCGACGTGCGCGGTTACTACGCCTGGTCGCTCATCGACAACTTCGAGTGGTCCGAGGGCTACACCCAGCGCTTCGGCCTGGTCCACGTCGACTACGAGACCCAGCGGCGTACGCCGAAGCGCTCGTTCGGCTGGTACGCCGACCTGGTGGCCGAGCACGCCCGGCGCGGCGCCTCGGCCTGACCGCCGGGTCGGTGAGCTGGGGCTCAGGCCGGCACCAGCACGCCCGCCACCGCGCGGTGCAGCTCGCCCGCGCGGCTCGCCGCCGCGGCGCTGCGGCTGGCGTGGTCACGCAGCACCGCGGCCTCTCGCGCGATCTCGCGCTCGGCACCCGCGAGGGTGGCGGCGCGGTTGCGGTCGAGCTCGCGCTGCTTGACGACGGCCGCGAGCGCGAGCCCGCCGCCGACGCACCCGACGAGCACGCCGAGCAGCAGGAAGCCGCCCGCGACGAACCCGAGCAGGCAGCACGCGACACCGAGGCCGAGCACCCCGAGCCCGATCGGCAGCGAGCGCCGGTTGCGTGGGTGGCGCTGGTCGAACGCGCCGGTCACCCGCTCCCGCCAGTCGGTGGGAGCGCCGTCGGCCCGCACGGTCAGCACCTCGCCGGCCGCGTCGACGGTCCGGGTCTCCGGCGCGGGTACGGCGGCCTGCTGGGCCAGCTCGCCGGCGATCCCGCGCAGGACGGGGGTGAGGGCACGGCGGGCCAGGGTGTAGCGGCCGCTCGTCGCCGGCGCGGCCAGGTCGGCCAGCAG contains:
- a CDS encoding TetR/AcrR family transcriptional regulator; translated protein: MVDVANVAKWVDSTVRRRNAKEALESDARRAQVVQAAVDAIEEGGGQVGMGAIAERAGIPRPNVYRHFASKEQLDAEVARFAATELLRRVRPHLATPGTPVEIVRGLIAPCVAWAAEHPHLFRFLAAQQQTKALHRARLGRTRLLSEIADAARAYLSETSLSTDPPEGVLVGVMGMVDASIIWWFDHHDESQEQLVDRLTRQVVAVLVDALAQAGLVVPDDLVLRPVAAKSQN
- a CDS encoding MarR family winged helix-turn-helix transcriptional regulator, which encodes MSEETRWLDPAEMAAWLPLVRLVQELPQAIDRRLREEVGITHTYYAMLATLSAAPDRMVTMGELARLTATSPSRLTHAVAVLEERGWVTKAHCPSDRRSQFAVLTDEGQALLDRIAPGHLAQVRELVFDRLTPEQVRSLAEIATALVDPVEAFGEA
- a CDS encoding pirin family protein, coding for MSVEIRRGTARFVERERGRLSHHGFSFGPHLDPERLSFGPMVCHDDHVLGRDTGFEEHPHEGLEIITWVVSGSVVHRDGTGAEEVLAAGDCGVLSAGAGVRHAEVAGPDGPARFVQVWLRPDDPELAPTYARATVPAAPGAGLVRAVGDGGPLSVGVAGAGLDVVRLGAGETVALPAATRVHAFLTTGALLRSSLAEPLAAGDALCVSDGADGPSYQLTAGVPTEILVWSFA
- a CDS encoding GH1 family beta-glucosidase; its protein translation is MGDRVGDLAGRLPADFRFGTSTASYQIEGAVDEDGRGRSIWDTFCAEPGRVVDGSSGAVACDHYHRWPEDVALLRTLGAPGYRFSIAWPRIQPTGSGAVNQAGLDFYDRLVDGLLEAGLKPMATLYHWDLPQALEDDGGWLNRATVERFADYAAIVGERLADRVTDWVPVNEPNVVTLMGYAVAMHAPGKALMFDALPAGHHLLVAHGRAAIALRAAGATSIGCANNHAPIWPASDDPADVGAAKLFDTLWNGHYLEGMLLGRYADELMMLLEPHVRDGDFATMRQPLDFYGVNYYNPMRIAAAGETAELPFEFREVLGYPMTDFGWPVVPDALREWLITFRARFRAAVPPIMITESGCAYGVGPDEHGVVDDHQRVDYHALHLAAVAEAIERGVDVRGYYAWSLIDNFEWSEGYTQRFGLVHVDYETQRRTPKRSFGWYADLVAEHARRGASA
- a CDS encoding GTP cyclohydrolase II, with the translated sequence MTICPTRAPGSHATPLAPSAPLAPLAPSAPLAPSAVPTAAVRTQVVVPLRFPDGYRTVADVVTFDGLVDGKEHLLLGLGPWRERLDALAAGGPAPLVRPHSECLTGDVFGSERCDCGPQLREAVERITEEGGFLLYLRQEGRGIGLYAKLDAYALQDAGLDTYEANVALGRGEDERDYRAAAQMLRAVGADRIRLLSNNPDKARQLAGYGVAVDERVPTGVHLSAANERYLTVKRDHTAHTLDLGGLSA